One window from the genome of Ciconia boyciana chromosome 8, ASM3463844v1, whole genome shotgun sequence encodes:
- the LOC140655666 gene encoding uncharacterized protein, with protein sequence MLFSSCPLWKTLFFISSAVLLADFTEIRAFASPSDCKSATIDDVNESLEKYLKCFQEMIAKGEKASINSLTWTLQEMLDLLHPVQEKFCKQLPPCPLPIAPRNGGLVCVTIDNAQYCKPMCNKGYDFQFLRRSRLYEVCGNATGFSWTTQLVGGKALAVCNPSEVAISGAKSAYFPTNSTCLHTLAFTETQTEQLNIFLEELGEHGINGSNRDKEADCIICGY encoded by the exons atgctgttcagCTCCTGCCCGCtctggaaaacactgttttttatAAGTTCAGCAGTGCTTCTTGCAG ATTTTACTGAAATCAGAGCCTTTGCCAGTCCAAGCGACTGTAAAAGTGCAACCATAGATGATGTGAATGAGAGTCTTGAG aaatatttaaaatgctttcaagaaATGATTGCCAAGGGTGAAAAAGCTTCAATCAATTCCCTTACCTGGACACTGCAAGAAATGCTCGATCTCCTGCACCCTGTTCAAGAGAAAT TTTGCAAGCAGCTACCTCCGTGCCCACTCCCAATAGCCCCTAGAAACGGCGGCCTGGTGTGTGTCACCATTGACAATGCTCAGTACTGCAAACCCATGTGCAACAAG GGTTATGACTTTCAATTCCTCAGAAGAAGTAGGCTGTATGAAGTATGTGGCAATGCCACCGGGTTTTCCTGGACAACGCAGCTTGTTGGGGGAAAGGCACTGGCTGTTTGTAACC CCTCTGAGGTGGCCATCAGTGGAGCTAAATCTGCATATTTCCCCACCAACAGCACCTGTCTGCACACATTAGCCTTCACTGAAACTCAGACGGAGCAGCTAAACATCTTCCTCGAAGAGCTTGGTGAGCATGGCATCAACGGCTCCAACCGTGACAAGGAGGCTGATTGTATCATCTGTGGTTACTAG